In Gadus macrocephalus chromosome 11, ASM3116895v1, a single genomic region encodes these proteins:
- the si:dkey-283b15.2 gene encoding neuronal pentraxin-1, whose protein sequence is MALHESLSRPTLLPPALLSSVLLLLLRPAPALGGSDYDYGAHPRFMCMPVPVDLDPSCFPMGGPSMGGSGPSGSAHHGSTTGPPPPSGWGMTDEAKTTILHLRESLVQQKETILDQRETIRELTAKLALCEGFGHHADEHHGTAGKHSRHGGGGRPTFADNGPHHGPRQGHHGNLAPEAPHHPPVRGHGTNNNNQGKDKHTTAGEASSSPEQMENMLHSLKDRLENLQKRNTSNTYSNSLKDLLQRKIATLEQQLQRRTAALSGPDHHDDHDDTHPDDSGHRDGDHGEGDHGDDTHPKEQHEEEEGGHEDGSHSDGVRREEHGDGHASDDDDHHHDDEEDDGDHDDREEGHHEGSQSSNEAESHGFPPHTGYRTSGPRSHYKLEDMLSQLHLSGPSRKNVKSSNAFQIGFPIRTNYMYGRLKKSLLHEIFALTLCLWIKAGTGPGLGTPFSYSAPGQANELVLIEWGSNPMELLIDDKAVSLPLSLGDGKWHHVCVTWSTRDGQWEVFQDGVQRGSGANLSAWHPIKPGGIFILGQEQDTLGGRFDATQSFVGEISDLQMWSHVLTPGDIYSLASCGSHLSGDVIAWSETEVELHGGATKYPFDPCH, encoded by the exons ATGGCTCTGCATGAGTCTCTCTCCCGGCCCACCCTGttgccccccgccctcctctcctctgtgctcctgctgctgctccgccCGGCGCCAGCCCTGGGGGGCTCCGACTACGACTACGGAGCCCACCCCCGCTTCATGTGCATGCCTGTGCCCGTGGACCTGGACCCTTCCTGCTTCCCCATGGGGGGGCCTAGCATGGGGGGGTCAGGGCCCAGTGGGTCGGCGCACCACGGCAGCACCACAGGGCCGCCTCCCCCCAGTGGGTGGGGGATGACGGACGAGGCCAAGACCACCATACTCCACCTGCGGGAGAGCCTGGTCCAGCAGAAGGAGACCATCTTGGACCAGAGGGAGACCATCAGGGAGCTCACCGCCAAGCTGGCCCTGTGCGAGGGCTTCGGTCACCATGCCGACGAACATCACGGCACCGCGGGCAAGCACTCCcgccacggaggaggaggtcgcCCTACCTTTGCTGACAACGGGCCGCATCACGGCCCCCGACagggtcaccatggtaacctcGCACCGGAGGCGCCGCACCACCCGCCGGTCAGAGGTCAcggcacaaacaacaacaaccagggGAAGGATAAACACACGACGGCGGGGGAGGCGAGCTCGTCGCCGGAGCAGATGGAGAATATGCTGCACTCACTGAAGGACCGGCTGGAGAACCTGCAG AAGAGGAACACGTCCAACACGTACTCCAACTCCTTGAAGGACCTGCTGCAGAGGAAGATCGCCACccttgagcagcagctgcagcggcGCACCGCGGCCCTCAGCGGCCCGgatcaccatgacgaccacgACGACACTCATCCCGATGACAGTGGACACCGCGATGGCGACCACGGCGAAGGGGACCACGGCGATGACACACACCCCAAAGAACAgcacgaggaggaagagggaggccACGAAGACGGCAGCCACAGCGACGGAGTCCGCAGGGAGGAGCACGGCGACGGCCACGCAAGCGACGACGACGACCATCACCAtgacgacgaggaggacgatGGTGACCATGACGATCGCGAAGAGGGCCATCACGAGGGGAGCCAAAGCAGCAATGAGGCGGAGAGTCACGGTTTCCCTCCCCACACGGGATACCGGACATCAGGGCCCCGCTCGCACTACAAACTGGAGGACATGCTGAGTCAGCTGCATCTGTCAG GGCCTAGCAGGAAGAACGTTAAGAGTTCAAATGCCTTCCAGATCGGCTTCCCCATCAGAACCAACTACATGTACGGGCGGCTGAAGAAGAGCCTCCTCCACGAGATCTTCGCCCTGACCCTGTGTCTGTGGATCAAGGCGGGCACGGGCCCGGGCCTGGGGACACCCTTCTCCTACTCGGCGCCCGGGCAGGCTAATGAGCTGGTGCTCATCGAATGGGGGAGCAACCCCATGGAGCTGTTGATCGATGATAAG GCGGTGTCGCTGCCGCTGTCTCTGGGCGATGGGAAgtggcaccatgtgtgtgtgacgtggtCGACCCGGGACGGCCagtgggaggtgtttcaggacGGGGTGCAGAGGGGATCTGGGGCCAACCTCTCTGCTTGGCACCCCATCAAGCCTGGAGGCATCTTCATCCTGGGACAGGAGCAG GATACTCTGGGCGGCCGTTTTGATGCGACCCAGTCGTTTGTCGGGGAGATCTCAGACCTGCAGATGTGGTCCCATGTCCTGACTCCCGGGGACATCTACAGCCTGGCGTCCTGTGGCAGCCATCTCAGCGGGGACGTCATAGCCTGGTCTGAAACCGAAGTGGAACTTCACGGAGGGGCTACCAAATACCCCTTTGACCCCTGTCACTGA
- the cyth2 gene encoding cytohesin-2 gives MTVDSEIYMPKSKAPKMDDLDYIPVDLSPEERSELEDIRRRKGALLQEIQRLREELREAILEVEGLESSTEGSKTLQKSRHVAMGRKKFNMDPKKGIVFLVENDLLRHTAEDVAQFLYKGEGLNKTAIGDYLGERDDFNLKVLQAFVDLHEFTDLNLVQALRQFLWSFRLPGEAQKIDRMMEAFAQRYCHCNPGVFQSTDTCYVLSFAIIMLNTSLHNPNVRDKPGVDRFISMNRGINEGGDLPEDLLRNLYDSIKNEPFKIPEDDGNDLTHTFFNPDREGWLLKLGGRVKTWKRRWFILTDNCLYYFEYTTDKEPRGIIPLENLSIREVEDPRKPNCFELYLPNNRGQLIKACKTEADGRVVEGNHMVYRISAPTPDEKDEWIHSITSAVSVDPFYEMLAARKKRISLKKKEEQP, from the exons TCCCAGTAGACCTGAGCCCGGAGGAGCGCTCTGAGCTGGAGGACATCCGCAGGAGGAAGGGCGCCCTGCTGCAGGAGATCCAGAGGCTCCGCGAGGAGCTGAGGGAGGCCAtcttggaggtggaggggttggagaGCAGCACAGAGGGCAG CAAAACTCTACAAAAAAGTAGGCATGTCGCAATGGGGAGGAAGAAATTCAACATGGACCCCAAAAAG GGAATAGTATTTCTAGTGGAGAACGACTTGCTACGACACACTGCAGAGGACGTTGCTCAGTTCCTTTATAAAGGAGAAGGCCTCAACAAAACTGCTATCGGGGATTACCTTGGCGAGAG GGATGACTTCAACCTCAAAGTACTGCAAGCCTTCGTTGACCTCCACGAGTTCACCGACCTCAACCTCGTCCAGGCCCTCAG ACAGTTCCTGTGGAGCTTCCGTCTGCCCGGTGAGGCGCAGAAGATAGACCGCATGATGGAGGCCTTTGCTCAGAGATACTGCCACTGCAACCCCGGGGTCTTCCAAAGCACCG acaCGTGTTACGTGCTGTCTTTCGCTATCATCATGTTGAACACCAGCCTTCACAACCCAAACGTGAGGGACAAGCCGGGGGTGGACCGCTTCATCTCCATGAACCGGGGCATCAATGAAGGGGGAGACTTGCCAGAGGATCTGCTGAGA AACCTGTATGATAGCATTAAAAACGAGCCCTTTAAAATCCCAGAAGATGACGGAAATGACCTGACGCACACCTTCTTCAACCCCGACCGAGAAGGCTGGCTCCTCAAACTTG GGGGGCGGGTGAAGACCTGGAAGCGGAGATGGTTCATCCTTACGGACAACTGCCTCTACTACTTTGAGTACACCACG GATAAGGAGCCTAGGGGCATCATTCCTCTGGAGAACCTAAGCATCCGGGAGGTCGAAGACCCAAGGAAACCG aaCTGCTTTGAGCTCTACCTCCCCAACAACCGCGGTCAGCTGATCAAggcctgcaagacggaggctgACGGCCGCGTGGTGGAGGGGAACCACATGGTATACCGGATCTCAGCCCCTACCCCCGACGAGAAGGACGAGTGGATCCACAGCATCAC CTCTGCGGTCAGCGTGGATCCCTTCTATGAGATGCTGGCGGCAAGGAAGAAGCGTATATCActgaagaagaaagaagagcAGCCGTAG